Sequence from the Amycolatopsis sp. NBC_00345 genome:
CTTCAGGTCGAACGCTTTCGCCCCGGCCAGCCGGTTCGCCCGGTCGCGGGTCGCGGCCTGGGCCGACAGCTGCACGTGCGCCAGCCCTTGCCCGGCCAGCTCGTCGAGCCGCGGCCCGGTCAGCCCGAGCCCGGAGGTGACCAGGTTGACGTAGCAGCCGAGCCCGCTCGCGTGCCCGACCAGCTGCGGCAGGTCGGGGCGGGCCAGCGGTTCCCCGCCGGAGAGGTGGACCTGCAGCACGCCCAGCGCCCGCGCCTGGGACAGCGCGTCCATCCATTCCTTTGTGGACATTTCCGCGGCCCGGGTGACCAGCTCCAGCGGATTCGAGCAGTACGCGCAATGCAGCGGGCACCGATGGGTCAGTTCGGCCAGCAACCCCAAGGGGGGCGCCGCGTCCTTGGTCAGGTCCATTCCACTACCCGCCGCTGCCCGAATCGGCCCAGCACGTCCACGACATCCCCCTCGCGCACGCCGAGGAATCGCTTCCCCAGCTTCGTCACGATCTCCGCCACCGGGTTCGTGCCGTCGCACAGTTGCAGCACCGCGGTCGCGGTCGCGTTCGGCACCAGCACACCCTCGGGGAACAACAGCACGTGCACCCCGCGTACTTCGTCGAACGTCAGTCGCACGCCGATGCGCAGCCGCGGCACGGACGCGGCGGTGATGGTGTCCATCGGCTCACTCCTTGGCCGCGGCGCGTTCGATGGCGTCCAGCATGGACCACAGGACGTCGCATTTGAACGACAGCGCGGAAATCGCCTTCTCCTGCTGCTCCCGGGTCACGCAGTGGCGCACGACGATGTCCAGTGTGTCCTTGCCCTCGCCGGAGACCTGGTCGATCCGGTGGGTGAAGTAGGCCAGGTCGTCCCGGGCGATCCAGGAGTACCCGGCCAGCACGTCAGCCACCCGCTGCTGCATCAGGTGCCCGGCGAACATCTCGGTCAGCCCGGAGGCGATGGCCTCGACCCACGGTTTGGTGCGGGCGAAGGTGACGTAGGCGTCGACGGCGAACCGGACGCCCGGGGCGACGTGCCGTTCGCCGACGACCTCTTCGCGGGTGAGGCCGACCGCGGCGCACAACCGCAACCAGCGTTCGATGCCGCCTTCCCCTTCGGCGGCACCGTCGTGATAGACGATCCGGTCGAGCCACTGGCGCCGGATTTCCGGCACCGGGCAGTTGCTGATGATCGCCGCGTCTTTCTGCGGCAGCACGCGCTGGTAGTACCAGCGGTTGGCCGCCCACAGTTTCACCTCGTGCTCGGACAGCTCACCCGCGTGCATCCGCTGGTGGAACGGATGGGTCCCCCAGTAGCGATGCGACAGACCGCGTAACGCGCCGGTGAACTCCGCCGGGCTCATCGGGTGCACGGTGGACATTCACGGCCTCCGGTAATTCGCGTGGAGCGATGGGGTTTCCGGTGGGACGGGGTCGCGGCGCGCCGGGCCCCGTCCCGGCGGGTCACTCCATGCGGGCCGCGTAGGCGGTGACCTCCATCGGGGTTTCGTACTCGACGAAGTCGGGCGCAGTCCACATCTCGACGGGCTCGGGCATGAGGAAACCTCGCTAACTTTTTCGGTGATGCCCCATTCAGCGGGGCATTCGATTCCCCGGTCGAACCCGGTCACCCTAAAAGGACACGGTCACCGTTCGCCAGCCTTCGGCCCCGGTTTTCGGCCGGGCCAGGGGAGATTCCTTCCGATGGCGGATCGAACGGCCCGCGGTGATCACTCTCGGGTGCTTCGGCCGGTGGCGGCCCGGCACTCGGTCGGCGGTGCCGGGGGCCGGACGGGGCGTGCTGCAACGAGAACTTGCGCCGCCTTCCCGAGCGACAGCGCGTGAAGCGTCTGCGGGTCCAGAGCTCAACGGCCGCGCGGCTCCAGATGGCCGAACGCCGATTTCAGCAGCGCCCCCAGCATCGCCGGGGCCAGCACCGCCGAGCTCGGCCGGGCCGCCCGGTAGACGATGGGGGACCCCGTTCCGTCCGGGCCGAACGGTTCCATCGTGACCGTCAGGTCGAGCACGCTGTCCTCGGTGATGCCCAGCTCGCTCAAGGGCCGATCGGACACCGGCAGCCCACGGTGATGGAGTTCGTACTCGAACCGCAGGCCCACCTTGCCGCCGAACCGGGTCTCGGCGTCCTCGAGCTCCAGCGCCGAGCGGACCTCCGCCATCAGCTGGGCGCCGGTCGCGCCGACGGGCACCGGGACCTGGTGGGCCACCGAGAGGGCCTGATTGCGCACGTACAGCCGGATCTGCGGGCCGGCCGCGCAGCGGGGACCGGGCGCGGGCAGCACCGGCGTGCCCACCGCCAGGTCCTGCCGCCACGCGGTGACGAGCCGGCTGACCATCGCGGCCCAGTCCGGATAGGCGTCCAGGTACTTGCGGGGCGCCAGCAGCGGCGGCAGCTCGGCGTCGTCCAGCCGGACGATGAACAGGAACGACCGCCGCGCGGCGCTGAGATCCTGAACGAACGCCGCCGACCACTCCAGGTCGACCCACGGCCGGTCCACGGTGTGCCGCGACCACAGCAGGACGTAGTAGTCGGACTCGGCCAGCGCGGTGTTGAGGGCGAGCACGAAGTCCCGGCCGGGCTCGATGCTGGTGTCGTCGACGAACGCGTCGATGCCCAGCAGCCGCAGGTCCTCCCGCAGCTGCTTGGCGGCGGGCCGGTCGGGGCCGGCGAACGACAGGAACACCCGGGGCCGGCCGGTGGCGCGGTGCTCAGCGGACTGGGGCACGAAGCCTCCTGGGGGCCATGCGCCTGCGGAGCAGACGGCGTAACGGTCCGGCCGAGGTCTGCCAGCCGGGGTCACCGTAAAGGGTCCAGCAGGCCCAGCGGGCCGGATGAGCGGGATCCGGCAGCAACCCCTGGGCCTTCCGGCACCCTTCGAGCTGCGCCAGCCGCAGCGCCCGGTCCCTGGGCAGCCAGCGCACGTGGTCCTCGAACGCGTCGAGCACGGCGGCGGCCACCACGTCGGCGGCGATCCAGCGGGCGGCCACCGCCGAGGCGGTCCCGGCGTGCAGCGCCGCCCGCACGAAACCCAGCCGTTCGTCCCGGCCGGCGCGCTGGGCCATGCCGGACTCGCAGGCGCCGAGCACGAGCGTGCCACAGCCGTGAAGATCCAGGTCCCGCACGGCTTCCGGCCGCAGCTGCCCCGCCGGGCCCGCGGGCGCCAGCTGCAACCACGAATGCTCGACGTCCGAGAGGTCGTGGCTGCCGTGGCAGTCGATGCGGATCATGGCGTCCAGCCGCAGGGCGGCCCGCGCCCGCACCTCGCCCGGGGTCTCCAGCGCCGGGGGATTCCTCGGCCCGGCCGCCGCGGTGAGGTCGCGGCCGGGCGATCGGACCAGCAGCGCGCGGTCACCGCGACGGTGGGCGGCCCGGAGCCGCAACGGCGCGCGGGCCGACAGGCAGGGCAGGTCGGACAACGCGAAGCGGTGCACCAACCGCCGGTCGGGGTCGCCGGGCAGCCGGATCGCCGCGAGCGGCACCTCCGAGAGCGCCCCGGCCGCGACCACCGCGATCCGGTCGGCCTCGGCGGGCACCAGGTCCACCACCTGCGACACGGCCAGCTGGTCGGCGATCCCGGCCAGGTACTCGTCGAATTCGCCGCCCTCGACGCTCGCCTCCAGCAGTGATTCCTGCAGGCAGGCCAGGAAATTCTCGATACTGTCCGTGAGCAGGCCCCGATCGGCCTCCACATGCAGGTGGCGCAGCAGCTTCCGGCCCAGGATCACGTGATGCAGGCGGTCCTCGGTGACGTACATCAGCCACACCACCTGCGACCGGGGCAGGTCCCTGGTCACCGTGCGCACCCAGCGCCAGGCCCCGTCCAGGTCGCCCGGCGGGGGCAGGTCCCTGGTCCGCCCGCCGCCGGGCAGCATCCCGGCCAGTATCGCCGCGCCGCGCGCCGCCTCCATCGCCACCACCACCGAGGCCACGGCCTCCGGATTGTCCTCGCAGGCCCGCGTGGCGGCGCGGATCCGCTCGTCGTGCTCGTCGGCGGCCTGCTCCAGCATCCGGACCCGCACCCCGTCGCTGTCCTGCCGGGCCGCCCGATGTTCCTCGAGCCAGTGCGCCTGGGCCCAGCACCGGCTCGCGAGATCGTGCTCGCCCAGATCGGCCCGCGCCCGGCCGAGCAGCCGCAACGCCCGGAACCGGACCTCGACCAGCGCGGTCGACGACGCTCGGACGGCCGCCCGCGTCAGGTGCTTCACAGCCTGGTGCAAGACTTCCGGCTCCCGGAGATGGCCGTGCCGGGCCAGTTCCAGCTCCCCGGCGGCCAGGTGCCAGCTCGCGCCGTCCCGGTGCCCGCGCACCCGGTCCCGCAGGTCCACGAGCACGGTTTCCGCTTCGGCCAGCCGATCCGCCTCGATCAGCAGCCGGGCGTGCTGCACGGCCGCCCACACCGGCTCGGGCACCGGACCGGCCGGTCCGGCACCCGGGCTGATCCGGGCCAGCAGTTGCCGTGCCGTTACCTGATCCGGTGCTTCGGCCACGGCGTCGCGCAGCCGCGGTTGCAGCTCCCGCGCGGCGGCGTCCTGGTAGGTCATCCGCAGCAGCACCGTCAGCTGGCTCAGCACGGACAGCCGCAACGCCGGGTCCACGTGGTCCGGTATCGCGCGCAGCACCCGGATCGCGGACTCGTAGCGCATTTCCCGCTTGAGCGCCATGGCCAGCTGCAGGTGCCCGGCCGCCGACCGGGCCGGGCGGGCGGCCAGCAGGGCGGACACCGCGTCCTGCTCGCCGAGACCGGCGGCGAGCACCAGCCGGTCCCGGTCGACCAGGGCGGCACCGGTGTGGTCGCCGTCCTCCTGGAACAGCCGGCGGGCCTGGGTGAGCTGTTTTTCCGCCTCGTCGACGTCACCCCGGTCGAAGGCGGCCAGCCCGAGCACCCGCCGCAGCCTCGCCCGCTGGTTGGCGCCGGGCGACCAGGTGCGGTCGGCCAGCGCCGCCTCGGCGTCGGCGGCGGCGAGCCGGTGCGAGCCGACGCTGCTGTGCGCCTGGGCTCGCACCAGCAGCAGCCCGGGCCCGGCCAGGTCGGTGGCCAGGTGGTGATCGCAGCGCCGGATCGCCAGGCTCGGCTCGGCCAGGTCGAGCAGCCGCGCGACGTGGTCCACCGCGAGCTCGGCCCGGACGTCGTGGCCGGCGGCCATGGCCACGGCTTCCTGATAGGCGCTGTCCACCGCGGCCACGTCCGACTCGGCGAAGGCCCGGCCGGCCCGGAGGACCACCCGCGCGAGCGGGCTGCCGGGCTCCAGCTCGGAGGGCATCAGTCGGTGCTCCCGCAGCCGGCCAGCTTTTCGTTGGTGTCCGGGCAGATCAGCGCGACGGTCGTGCCGGTGGCGGGGGTGCCGTCGGCGCCGGCGGGCGAGCTGGTGGCGGTCGTCGGCGTGGTCGTCGGCGTGGCGGTCGAGATGGTCGGCCCGGACGGGAACAGGTCGACCCGCAGCCACTTTCCGTTGCTGCCGCCGCCACCGCCGCCGTACACCCGGACCTCGGGCTGCACGGCTTGGTGCTGCTGGGTCTTCACCTGGCGGACGGTCACCTTGGTGTCGCTGGGCAGCGACGAGGTGATCACCGGCCCGTCCTCGAAGGTCAGCGTGGACCGGAAGTGCTCGTGCACGTAGATCGTCACGCCGGCGGCTGCCAGCGTCTTCGCGTCGCCCAGTCCCATCCTCTGCGGCGGCCCGGTCGCGGTGAGCGGGCTCTCGTCGACGATCAGGACCTGGTTGCCCTCGACCAGCAGCAGGGGCATCCGGTGCGCGGGGTCGGCGCTCTTCGCGCCCAGCGCCCGGGCCGCCCAGGGGTGGTCGGCGGGCACCAGGATGACCTGGCCGTCGCCGACCAGCGCCACGCCGTCACCGCCGAGCTCGACACCGCGCAGGAAGCCGTCCTTGGCCTCGGCGGCATTGTGCATCGCCGCGTCGACGGCGGTGAAGCCCCGCAGCAGGGCGGCGCCCTCCGTGGTCCCGTTCAGCCCGAGCAGGGGGTCGTTCGCGTCGAGGACCAGGCGGCCGTCATGCGGGTACAGGACTGATTCGCGGCCGTCCGGTGTGCTCACGCGCACCGGTGAGCCGGTGTCGGCGGGCGGATCGGAGGCGACCACACTCGCCTGCCCGCCGTGGGGGTCCGGCGTGGCCGTGAGCCAGTGCTTGCCGCCCAGCACATCCGGGGCGGGCACCAGCGTGCCGAGGTAGTACCGCACCGGGTCGTTCCGCTGCCCCGGATTCGGCTCACCGATGCGGAAAGCGAGGTTGTCGTCGGCGGGCGGGATCTGATCGGAGATCGACAGCCACGGGTCGTCCTTGCCGCCCACCCGGAGCAGTTGCCGGCCATCGGCGTCGGTGAAGCCGTACAGCACACCGTCGGCCGGGGGCGGCGATCCGGGACTGGGGCTGGCGACGAGCTTGTTCTGCACCGACTCCATCGCCTGCCGGACCCGGTCCAGCGGGCCGCGCGACCACTGCACGGTCACCAGGTCGCCGTGCTGCTGGGCGGTCAGCTTGCCGAGTTGCTTGCCCTGGAAGCCGAGCGTCTCGGAGACCAGCCCGTGGCCCGCCGACAGCAGCAGGCTCAGCTTGCGGGGCGTGTTCTGCGAAAGCCACGCCTTCACCGCGCCCAGCGGCGCGACGTTACGGCCGTCCCCGGTGGTCTCGACCTCGTTGGCGCCGTCGGGCCGGGGGCTGAAATCACGCCGGACGTGCTCGGAGGCGGTGTGCGAGTCGTCGACCGACACCTGGGTGAGGTGCCCGGTGCCGTCGCCGTCGTCGAAGCCGGCGTCCGGCTCGAACAGCCCGGCCCGCTTGACCTGGCTGGGCAGGTCCGGGTGGTAGTCCTGGCCGTTGGTGCGGTCGGTGCTGTTCGACAGCGACACACCGCCTTCGATCCACTGGCCGCCGCACTGCTGGTACGCGGGTGAAGGCGTGTGCGCGAGCGCCTCTTCAGTGGCCGAGGACGGCTTGACGAAGTCGACCGGCGCCCGTTCCTTCAGCTCGGGGTGCTGCGCGAACCAGTTCGCGAACGTCAGCGTGGACTCGACCTGCGCGTCGGGCAGCGTCGGCAGGGTGGCGGAATCCTTGGCACTGAGCCAATCCAGCGCGCCGCTCCAGCGCATGAGCTGGTCCAGCCGCTGGTACTGCGGCTCGTAAGCGGCGACGGCGGCGTAGTTCTCATCCCACCAGCGCAGCCCTCGCCCGAAGCCGTAACTGGTCTCCACCTCCTTGCCGCCGTCGGCGTTGGACCGGGCGAACAGCCGGGTGGCCTGCGCGCCGAGGTCGACCGAGTCGGCGCCGTAGCCGAACGCGGTGTCCGCCTGGCCGAACCAGAGCCGGCCGCTCTCGCTGTCGCTGCCGGCGGAACCGCACTGGCTCCACGGGACCACCAGATCGCTGTCGGGCACGAACCCGGCCACCGCCTTGGCCGGCACCCCGGTGCCCACCCCGGCCGTCCAGTTCTTGGCGACGTAGTCGGTGTAGAAGAGAGTCATGCCGACCTGGGTGCCCGCCAGGCCACCGTCGTACCGGGCCTGGGAATAGGCGTGCTGGCCCTCCAGCACGCCTTTGAGCGCCCAGAGCTGGGTCCGGTCGGTGGGCAGGCCGACCGACCGCGGGTCCTCCGGGGTCGGCTCGCCGAACAGGATGGCGTCGGCCCAGGTGCCGACCTCGTCGGCCGAGCGGAAGTCCGATCCGGCCCAGTCCTTGCCGATGATCCGGGCGGCCAGGTCGGGGCTGAGGCCGGGCACCACGGCGAGCAGGTCCTGCGTCGTCTCGGCGTCCTGCGGGTCCAGCGAGAAGCCCGGCCGCGCGCCGAAATGCGACGCGTAGCCACGTTGCAGCACCGAGACGTCCTGGGCCTGGACCTTGGCGCCCGCGGGCGCCGGCCAGTTCCAGCCGTCCGCCCAGACCTCGGAGTCCCGCAGTTCCAGGCGGGACAGGTGGCTGGTCTTGTCCAGGAACTGCTTCAGCTCGTCGACGCTGCCCAGCCGCGCCGAGACGTACCCCAGCGCCGAGCGCTCCTGGCCGGTGGGCAGCTGCCGGTCGGCGGCGATGTCGACGAGGTCGGTGTCGGTGTGCACCCGATAGTGGTGCACCTGCACGTTCGGCGCGTCGGCCCCGGAATCGGTGCGGTACTGGTCCAGCTGCAGCCCGATGGTGCGGGCCGGGGCGGGGTCGCCGACGGGCACCAGCACGTGCAGCGTGTCGCCGTCGAGCAGCGAGCGTCCTGGGCCGGTGGGTTGACGGGTCAGGTCGCTGAAACCGTCTTCGCGCACCGGGGTGGTGTCGAAGCTGGTGTCGCGCAGCTGCGCGGAGTCCAGCTCCAGGTGGGCGGCCAGCGCGGTGCGCGTCCAGTCGGTGACTTGTTCCTGCCGGTCAGTCGGGCTGAGCCCGGACAGCCGGTCGCCCGCGCCCGCGTAGGACACCGTGAAGTTCGGGCTGGGCGGGGTCCCGGGGGACGGGGGCTGGTCGCTGCAACCGGCACTGGCGAGCAGGACGCCCGAGGCCAGGAGCGCGATGACCGCTCTGGTCAGCGTGGGGACAGACATGGAGATCCTTCGTGCAGAGGTGAATCCCGGACGAGCGTGATCCCGGGAGAAACCGATACGGCCGAATGGACGAGCGATGTGGTGCGTACAGAGTAGCCAGGGCCCGCTGCCGAGTGGCAGTTTGTCAGCTTTGTGGCAGGAAGCTGTCCGGAATCCGCCGGTGCGGCTCCGCTGTGACCGTCTCTGCTGTGACCGTCTACTGTGGACGATTTCGCCCGCGCTGCGACGCGGTGACCGCTGTCACGGGCCTACTTCCGTCGTGACCGTGACGATCTTCCGCCGCCGGGGTCATACCTGGTGAACGGCGCCCACCCCGGTGCGCCGCACGAGCAGGGAGATCCGCGATGTCGTTGGGCGACAAGATCAGCAACAAGGCCGAGGACCTCGGCGGCAAGGCCAAGGAGGCCACCGGTCAGGTGACCGGCGACGAGCAGCTGCAGGCCGAAGGCAAGGGCGACCAGGCCAAGGCCGGTCTCAAGGACGCCGTCGAAGACGTCAAGGACGCGGTGGGCGACGTGGCGGACAAGGTCAAGGGCGTCTTCAAGAAAGACTGACCAGGTATGGCCGGGCCGCAGCGGGGGAGGGGACACCGCTGCGGCCGGCCTGGCCTTTCCCCGGTTCAGCCCCGGCGGACGTGCTTCGCGATCGCTGCGTCGTCGTTCAGGGCCGCGAACGCGCTGACGACGGCGTTGCGCTTGATCTTGCCGTTCGCGGTCCGCTCGCCGCGCTCGACCGCCAAGGACCGCGGCAGGATGCGAAAGTCCTTCAGCTGCTCTGCGCGCGCGAGGTCCACGTTGACCCGGGCGACCTCCACCCGCAGGTGTTCGGTCAGCTGTTCGACCGACCGGGCGTCCGCGGCTGTGCTCGGCTCGAGCAGGACGGTCAGGTACTTGCGCGCGTCGCC
This genomic interval carries:
- the pqqD gene encoding pyrroloquinoline quinone biosynthesis peptide chaperone PqqD; translated protein: MDTITAASVPRLRIGVRLTFDEVRGVHVLLFPEGVLVPNATATAVLQLCDGTNPVAEIVTKLGKRFLGVREGDVVDVLGRFGQRRVVEWT
- the pqqC gene encoding pyrroloquinoline-quinone synthase PqqC, with the translated sequence MSTVHPMSPAEFTGALRGLSHRYWGTHPFHQRMHAGELSEHEVKLWAANRWYYQRVLPQKDAAIISNCPVPEIRRQWLDRIVYHDGAAEGEGGIERWLRLCAAVGLTREEVVGERHVAPGVRFAVDAYVTFARTKPWVEAIASGLTEMFAGHLMQQRVADVLAGYSWIARDDLAYFTHRIDQVSGEGKDTLDIVVRHCVTREQQEKAISALSFKCDVLWSMLDAIERAAAKE
- the pqqA gene encoding pyrroloquinoline quinone precursor peptide PqqA, yielding MPEPVEMWTAPDFVEYETPMEVTAYAARME
- a CDS encoding toll/interleukin-1 receptor domain-containing protein; translated protein: MPQSAEHRATGRPRVFLSFAGPDRPAAKQLREDLRLLGIDAFVDDTSIEPGRDFVLALNTALAESDYYVLLWSRHTVDRPWVDLEWSAAFVQDLSAARRSFLFIVRLDDAELPPLLAPRKYLDAYPDWAAMVSRLVTAWRQDLAVGTPVLPAPGPRCAAGPQIRLYVRNQALSVAHQVPVPVGATGAQLMAEVRSALELEDAETRFGGKVGLRFEYELHHRGLPVSDRPLSELGITEDSVLDLTVTMEPFGPDGTGSPIVYRAARPSSAVLAPAMLGALLKSAFGHLEPRGR
- a CDS encoding CHAT domain-containing protein, with translation MPSELEPGSPLARVVLRAGRAFAESDVAAVDSAYQEAVAMAAGHDVRAELAVDHVARLLDLAEPSLAIRRCDHHLATDLAGPGLLLVRAQAHSSVGSHRLAAADAEAALADRTWSPGANQRARLRRVLGLAAFDRGDVDEAEKQLTQARRLFQEDGDHTGAALVDRDRLVLAAGLGEQDAVSALLAARPARSAAGHLQLAMALKREMRYESAIRVLRAIPDHVDPALRLSVLSQLTVLLRMTYQDAAARELQPRLRDAVAEAPDQVTARQLLARISPGAGPAGPVPEPVWAAVQHARLLIEADRLAEAETVLVDLRDRVRGHRDGASWHLAAGELELARHGHLREPEVLHQAVKHLTRAAVRASSTALVEVRFRALRLLGRARADLGEHDLASRCWAQAHWLEEHRAARQDSDGVRVRMLEQAADEHDERIRAATRACEDNPEAVASVVVAMEAARGAAILAGMLPGGGRTRDLPPPGDLDGAWRWVRTVTRDLPRSQVVWLMYVTEDRLHHVILGRKLLRHLHVEADRGLLTDSIENFLACLQESLLEASVEGGEFDEYLAGIADQLAVSQVVDLVPAEADRIAVVAAGALSEVPLAAIRLPGDPDRRLVHRFALSDLPCLSARAPLRLRAAHRRGDRALLVRSPGRDLTAAAGPRNPPALETPGEVRARAALRLDAMIRIDCHGSHDLSDVEHSWLQLAPAGPAGQLRPEAVRDLDLHGCGTLVLGACESGMAQRAGRDERLGFVRAALHAGTASAVAARWIAADVVAAAVLDAFEDHVRWLPRDRALRLAQLEGCRKAQGLLPDPAHPARWACWTLYGDPGWQTSAGPLRRLLRRRMAPRRLRAPVR
- a CDS encoding CsbD family protein gives rise to the protein MSLGDKISNKAEDLGGKAKEATGQVTGDEQLQAEGKGDQAKAGLKDAVEDVKDAVGDVADKVKGVFKKD